The DNA sequence CCAGCTGATGCTTTCACCGGCGCGCACGCTGAGCTGAGTCACTGGGAGATTATCGGCCTTAGGACCTATCTCTATGGTCTCGCCATGCTTGGCAAATGGGGTAACCCACACCTTGAAGCGCTCGGCAAAGGCGAGTTGCTTGCCGTCTGGAGAGACCCTGAATTCGGTGGCATGCTTGCTGGTGTAGTGCACCCGTTTCTGGAAGCCATGCAGGTTGATCGAGGCGAGCTGAGGTGTCTCGCCATGATCCATGAAATAAACACGGTCACTCTCGGCACCAAACTGGGGTTGAAAGCCATCGGGTGTTATCTTGCGGCTCTCTTTGCCCTTGATGTCGACAACATAGAGGCCGGGCTCCTGTGACCAGGTGCGTGGTGTGATATAACCGCCCTTGATCTTACGATAAACTACGAGTTCACCATCGGGTGAGAAGGTGGGCTCTACATATTTGCCCGGCTCCTGGGTCAATGTCTTGCTACGACCGCCTCTGGCGTTGATGACACGAACACTACCCTGTTGGTCGTCGTCCCAGGTGGTGAAGACAATCTTCTTACCGTCGCGAGACCACTGAGGATAGAGTTCTCTGACTTGGTCGTCCAAGTCCGTTAGGCGGCTTACCTTACCCTCAGGTAGACGCTTAACCCAGAGTTTACCAAGGGCTTCATATACCACCTTGTCGCCGTCCGGTGATACCTGCGCCATGCGCAGCATCTTCACGTCGAAGCTATCTTGATCGAGATTCTGCTTGAAGCGCACCGAAGGCTGAACTGCCAGTTCGGTTTTCACCTTGAAGGGGATCTCTTTTGCCGACTTACTCTCGATGTCCAGACGATTGATCTTACCGCCTGCCCAAAAGACCAGTTCTTCATTATTTGCCGTCCAGCTCATGGTTGGGTAGACGCCGTGGATGGCCCAGGTTTCCTGCATGTCACGGTCGAGCTTGTCATAAAGCTTGGTCTTCTTGCCAGACTTGAGATCCAATAGGTAGAGGGTAGATTGGAAACCATCACGCTTGATGTAGGCGAGCTTAGTGCCATCCGGGCTAGGGGTTGGGCGAATCGCGCCGCCAGTGCCTTCGACCAATACCTCTATGTCACCTGTCTGGGTGTCGTAGCGTTTGATCTTATAGATGCCTTTCACCGAGTCTTTGGAGTAATGGAAGGTCTTACCCGGTGTGGCATCTTGGCTGAAGTAGACGTAGCGGCCATCTGGTGAGTAGGCGGGTTCGCCCAGGTCTTTCTGCTCATTGGGGCGCTCTGTTAGCTTAACGCCTGTACCGCCGGCAACGTGATATAGCCAGACTTCGCCAGCTCCCAGGCTGCGGCTGCCGGTAAAGTGTTTGCGGCCTATGAGATATTGAGAATCTGGGCTCCATGCCGGGCTATTGAGCAGGCGGAAGGTTTCCTTGGTGACAGGGCGGGGATCTGTGCCGTCGGCGTTCATCACCCAAATATTGTCGCCGCCATCTTCATCTGAGGTGAAGGCGATGTATTTGCCATCCGGGCTATAGACGGGTTGCATCTGCCAGGCGATACCTTGAGCCAGGGGCTTAGCTTCGCCGCCTTCGATGGGCATCTGATAGATATCACCCAGGAGGTCGAATACTATCTGCTTGCCATCTGGGCTGACACTGACGTTCATCCAGGTGCCTTCGGTGACATCTATCTTAACCTGTTCCAGTGGGGCTTTGGCGGGTGCATTAACCTGCCAGGCCGGAGGCGCATCTTTGTCTGCCGCCCAGGTCGGCAGGGCAAGTGTGAGGGCAATTGCCGTGCATAGGGGCGTTAATTTTTGTTTTAGCATAGGAGTTCCCAGTTTCATTATTATCCTTGGTTGGGCGCCTTCGAGTGGCTACAGAGAGGTAGTTGTATACAATCAGTACTAGTTATCGCACAAATTCGATAACAGTAAAACCTAAATTCTGTGACATTTGGTGAATGGTGAGGATAGCCTGGATGGCTTAAATTGGGCTTAAGTTAGATAGGCTGAAAGCCTTGATGAATATATCAAGGGATGGCTAAGTCGGTATTACCTAGCTGCTAAAGTTGTGTAACCGGAAGTGAAATCGGGTTAAAAGTATAAAGGCAGCCTAGGTGGCTGCCTGTGGAGGAGATAAAGCTGGGCTAATCGGCTAACTGTACGCTATCGCCGATGCTGATCTCGGCATCGTTGAGTACGCGACAGGTGACGCCGCCGCGCCAGTCTGGTCGCAGGGCCGCCTCGAGTCCAGCATAGGCCATCTCCATTTTCTTACAGGGATCGGTTTCGCCTGTGATCTCCAGTTGTAAGGCGCCTACGTGAATCACCTTGCCGAGATCTTTTTCGCTGAAGCTAATGCCATCTATGAGTAAGTTGGCTCTGCGGGTGGTCCAGGGAAGTTCGGTATCGAGTGCCTCGCAGGCGGCGAGCCATTGCTGCGCCGACAGTAGGGTGACCTGACGTTTACCTGGCTTTCCAAATACATCTTGTGCAACCCCTGTGCTGGTGGTGACGAGTGCCGCCGAGGTTTCCAGCATGGGTCCACCTTTGACTACCTTGTAGCTAATGCCTTGTAAACTTGCCATTTATATCAATCCTTTTGAATGCCGAATCTCAGTGTAAACCGTGACTCGAACCGCTGGCAAGGGGAATCGGCTGGGGGCCGAGTGCGCATAGGCGCTGGGGAAGGTGCGGGTCGATTAAGGCAGAAGAGCGTGAGCGACTGCCTTAATCGGGGAACTCAAGTTGGGTTAGAGACCCTTCTTGATCAGATATTGATAAGGCGTCGACTCGGTCTGGCTGGCGATCAGGGTGTGATCCATAAACTCGCAGAAGCTGGGAATGTCACGTGTGGTCGCCGGGTCGTCGGCGATGATCAGCAGGGTCTCTCCCTCGTTCATCTTGCGCACCGATTTTCTCACCATCATCACAGGCTCGGGACAACGTAGTCCCAGGGCGTCGAGTTGGTGTTGTGCTTGTGCGAAAGGGTCGCTCATATCGTAAACCTTAATTGAAGTGAGACCGGATAAAATCGAGGGGGCTAATATTACGCTAGCCGGGCGTTTAAGCCAAGTCGTGCTCCCTGGGTTTGTGATCCTATAAAGGATGTTTCACGTGAAACACCCTGGATTATACCAGAGAGACGAAACGCGCCTGAGTAACATCTTGCAGAGCCGTTGGGGTGAGTTCGATATCCAGGCCGCGGCGTCCACCACTGACATAGATCTGCGCCAGCTGCTGGGCGCTCTCGTCGATAAAGGTGGCAAGTCGTTTCTTCTGCCCAATAGGGCTAACGCCACCTAACACATATCCTGTGCTGCGCTGTACCTTTTCCGGCGCGGCCATGGCAGCCTTCTTGGCTTTCGCCGCCTTCGCCAGTTGTTTCAGGTTGAGCTTCTTGTCTACCGGGATGATGGCGACCACCAGGGTACCGTTATCGAGCTCGGCGACCAGGGTCTTAAAGACCCATTCAAGTGGAAGCTGAAGTTTCTCTGCCGCCTCCAGTCCATAGGCGCCGGCATTGGCGTCGTGTTGATATTCATGGAGACGATAGGGGATCTTGGCCTTATCGAGCATCTTAGTTGCGGGTGTCATGATTCTCTCTTTCTAAGGATTTACGCATCACGCTGACCAATAGGTCTGAGTAGGGAAGTGTAGCGACAAGCTGCCAGCCTAGGCTGTGATAGAGGGCGAGGTTTTTGGCTTCGGTTTGCAGATAGAGGTCGTCTGCATCGAAGGCTAAGGCATATTGTTCGGCAACGGCGATTAACGCTTTAGCTATGCCGAGACCTCGATAAGAGGGGCTTACATAGATGCCGCCGAGCCAGACGCTATCGGCAGGATATTGAGGGTTTTCCTGATACCTGAGCTGGATAGCGCCGACGGGAACATTGTTATGCAGGGCTAGCCAGAGTTGGGGAATGCCCGCCAATTGCAGATATTGGCTCAGGGTGTGGGTCAACTCTGCCTGGCTGCGATTCGGCCCCAGGTGACCCCATTCCTCATGATACCAGGTAGCCACTTGGCCTATGGCCTCAGGCTTGTCTATCAACCGAATAATGTCCATATGCCTCCATCTTAAATCAAGCGCCTGATGTTGATATTACAGCAGTGGTGGCGAAGTTAAAGCCAGAAACTATCTTATGCCAATCGTAGTAAATAGCTGTTCATTCTAGCTTGTTAAAATGCGCGATAACGGCGTTAGTATTTTTGATTGTAGAATAACTACTTATCTAAAAATCCTGCCTTGTTCTCACGCGTTTTCCATGCGCTATTTCTGACCATCTACTTACTGTGATTGGTATTAGTCGCTTGAGGCGTAAAAGGCCTGCTGAGGAAAGTGTGGTCTTGGTGTTTCACGTGAAACAAAAAAGGAGCGACCCAGTCGCTCCTTTTCTTAGGCAAAACGGTAAGGGACGCGTTAGGCGCGTTCGAATACGGTTGCTATGCCTTGGCCCAGACCGATACACATGGTCGCCAGACCTAGGGTCGCATCTTTGCTTTCCATCAGGTTGATCAGCGTGGTCGAGATACGTGCGCCCGAGCAGCCCAGTGGATGACCCAGGGCGATAGCGCCGCCGTTGAGGTTCACCTTCTCATCCACCAGATCCATCAAGCCAAGATCTTTCACACATGGCAGTGACTGCGCGGCGAAGGCCTCGTTGAGCTCGATAAGGTCGATGTCGTTCATGGTGAGGCCGGCGCGTTGCAACGCCTTCTGGGTGGCCGGTACTGGACCATAGCCCATGATGGCGGCGTCACAACCAGCAACCGCCATAGAACGGATACGAGCACGGATCGGCAGACCTAAGGCCTTGGCTTTCTCTTCTTCCATGACCAACATGGCCGAGGCGCCGTCAGACAGTGCCGAAGAGGTACCCGCGGTGACAGTACCGTTGGCTGGGTCGAATACCGGACGCAGGGTCGCCAGTGATTCCAGTGAGGTCTCAGGACGAATCACCTCGTCATGCATTACCTTGATCAGTGCGCCGTTGGCATCATGACCCTCGATAGCATGGATCTCGTTGGCAAAGCGGCCTTCGACCGTTGCCGCGTGGGCACGTTGGTGTGAACGTACTGCAAACTCGTCTTGTTGTTGGCGTGTGATGCCGTGCATCTTGCCTAGCATCTCGGCGGTGAGGCCCATCATGCCAGAGGCCTTGGCGACATTGGTGGCCAGGCCTGGGTGGAAGTCGACCCCATGGTTCATTGGCACGTGGCCCATGTGTTCGACACCGCCGACGATGAAGGTATCGCCCATGCCAGTCATGATAGCGCGAGCCGCCTGATGAATGGCTTCCATGGAAGACCCACATAGACGGTTTACCGTCACCGCTCCGGCCTGTTTCGGAATGCCGGCTAGCAGCGCCGCATTACGTGCGATGTTGAAGCCCTGTTCCAGCGTCTGCTGCACACAACCCCAGATAACGTCTTCAATAGTATTAGGATCGAGTTGAGGATTGCGAACCAAGAGGGCCTTCATCAGCTCGGCAGAGAGCGATTCGGCGCGCATGTTTCTGAATACCCCAGCCTTAGAGCGGCCCATGGGAGTACGGATGCAATCTACAATAACTGCTTGTTTCATTATTCTATTCCTTCCGGGTGATTAGGCTGGGTAGTAACTGCCGTTGGTGGCAGCCAGTTCACGCATCTTGTCGGTTACCTGATACAGGCCACCCAGGTGGGCGTACTGATCGGCAAGGGCGACGAAGTTAGCGACACCTAAGGTGTCTAGGTAGCGGAACACACCTCCTCTGAATGGAGGGAAACCGAGTCCATAAACGAGTCCCATATCGGCTTCGGCCGGCGTGGCTATGATGCCTTCTTCCAGACAACGAACCGTTTCGATGATCATAGGGATCATGGTGCGGGCGATGATCTCGTCACTGCTGAACTCCTTCTGCTCACCGAAGGCGTTGCCCAGTAGTTCATAGCTGAGTGGGTCGACCTCTTTCTTAGGCTTGCCACGACGATCCACCGAATATTGGTAGAAGCCTTTGCCATTCTTCTGACCGAAACGATCGGCTTCGAACATGACGTCGATGGCGTCTTTGCCTTCTTTAGCCATTCTGTCAGGGAAGCCTTCGGCCATAACGGCCTGGGCGTGATGACCCGTGTCCAGACCAACTACGTCAAGTAGGTAGGCGGGGCCCATAGGCCAACCGAATTGCTTCTCCATCACCTTGTCGATGGCAGCAAAGTCGGCGCCATCTTCTAGCAGGCCGCTGAAACCGGCGAAGTAGGGGAAGAGCACACGGTTAACGAAGAAGCCTGGGCAGTCGTTGACCACGATGGGCGTCTTGCCCATCTTGGCGGCGTAAGCCACGACAGAGGCAACTGTCTCTTCTGAGCTATGCTCGCCGCGGATCACCTCAACCAGTGGCATCTTGTGTACCGGGTTGAAGAAGTGCATGCCACAGAAGCGCTCAGGTTTCTGCAGGCTCTTGGCCAGCAGATTGATTGAGATGGTGGAGGTGTTAGAGGTGATGATGGCATCTTCGCCCACGACCTGCTCGACTTCCGCCAGTACGGTCGCCTTCACCTTAGGATGCTCGACCACTGCTTCGACAACGACATCGGCTTGCTTAAGTGCGTTGTAGTCTAGGGTTGCCGTGATGTTGTTGAGCACGCCCGCCATCTTGGCTGGTGTAGAGCGACCACGATTGATCTGCGCCGTGAGCAGCTTGGCTGCCTCGTTGAGGCCAAGATCCAGTGCCGCCTGATTGATATCTTTCATCACGATAGGCGTGCCCTTGCTTGCGCTCTGGTAGGCGATACCGCCACCCATGATGCCTGCGCCCAGCACGGCGGCGGAGTTAACCGCCTGTGCCTGTTTGGCTGCCTTCTTGGCCTTGCCTTTAACTAGTTGGTCGTTAAGGAAGATACCGATAAGTGCCTTGGCCACGTCTGTCTTGGCCAGCTTGATGAAGGCTTGATGTTCTACCTGTAGTGCCTCGGCGCGCTCGCTCAAGGCGGCTTTCTCGATCACCTCGACAACAGCCATTGGCGCAGGATAGTGTTTACCGGCAACCTTGAATACCATGCCCTTGGCGGTGGCAAATGACATCATGGCTTCCAACTTAGGCAGGGTCAGCGGCGACAGTTTGCGCTGACGACGGGCTTGCCAGTCAATTTTCTCGCTGATGGCATCTTGCAGCATCTGGCACGCCGCCGTTTCCAGCAATTCTGGAGCAACTACGGCGTCGATGGCGCCAACCTTGAGGGCGGCTTCCGGGCGTTGATCTTTACCTGTGGTGATCCACTCAAGTGCGTTGTCGGCACCTATCACGCGAGGCAGACGCACTGTACCACCAAAGCCTGGGATGATGCCCAGCTTAGTCTCTGGCA is a window from the Shewanella loihica PV-4 genome containing:
- the ybaK gene encoding Cys-tRNA(Pro) deacylase — protein: MTPATKMLDKAKIPYRLHEYQHDANAGAYGLEAAEKLQLPLEWVFKTLVAELDNGTLVVAIIPVDKKLNLKQLAKAAKAKKAAMAAPEKVQRSTGYVLGGVSPIGQKKRLATFIDESAQQLAQIYVSGGRRGLDIELTPTALQDVTQARFVSLV
- the fadB gene encoding fatty acid oxidation complex subunit alpha FadB yields the protein MIYQSPTIQVELLEDNIARLCFNAEGSVNKFDRETLNSLNDALDALAQTQGVKGLMLTSGKDAFIVGADITEFLGLFAQDDNVLQGWLEDANKVFNKLEDLPFPTISAIKGFALGGGCETILATDLRIADTSARIGLPETKLGIIPGFGGTVRLPRVIGADNALEWITTGKDQRPEAALKVGAIDAVVAPELLETAACQMLQDAISEKIDWQARRQRKLSPLTLPKLEAMMSFATAKGMVFKVAGKHYPAPMAVVEVIEKAALSERAEALQVEHQAFIKLAKTDVAKALIGIFLNDQLVKGKAKKAAKQAQAVNSAAVLGAGIMGGGIAYQSASKGTPIVMKDINQAALDLGLNEAAKLLTAQINRGRSTPAKMAGVLNNITATLDYNALKQADVVVEAVVEHPKVKATVLAEVEQVVGEDAIITSNTSTISINLLAKSLQKPERFCGMHFFNPVHKMPLVEVIRGEHSSEETVASVVAYAAKMGKTPIVVNDCPGFFVNRVLFPYFAGFSGLLEDGADFAAIDKVMEKQFGWPMGPAYLLDVVGLDTGHHAQAVMAEGFPDRMAKEGKDAIDVMFEADRFGQKNGKGFYQYSVDRRGKPKKEVDPLSYELLGNAFGEQKEFSSDEIIARTMIPMIIETVRCLEEGIIATPAEADMGLVYGLGFPPFRGGVFRYLDTLGVANFVALADQYAHLGGLYQVTDKMRELAATNGSYYPA
- a CDS encoding GNAT family N-acetyltransferase, which produces MDIIRLIDKPEAIGQVATWYHEEWGHLGPNRSQAELTHTLSQYLQLAGIPQLWLALHNNVPVGAIQLRYQENPQYPADSVWLGGIYVSPSYRGLGIAKALIAVAEQYALAFDADDLYLQTEAKNLALYHSLGWQLVATLPYSDLLVSVMRKSLERENHDTRN
- the fadA gene encoding acetyl-CoA C-acyltransferase FadA — encoded protein: MKQAVIVDCIRTPMGRSKAGVFRNMRAESLSAELMKALLVRNPQLDPNTIEDVIWGCVQQTLEQGFNIARNAALLAGIPKQAGAVTVNRLCGSSMEAIHQAARAIMTGMGDTFIVGGVEHMGHVPMNHGVDFHPGLATNVAKASGMMGLTAEMLGKMHGITRQQQDEFAVRSHQRAHAATVEGRFANEIHAIEGHDANGALIKVMHDEVIRPETSLESLATLRPVFDPANGTVTAGTSSALSDGASAMLVMEEEKAKALGLPIRARIRSMAVAGCDAAIMGYGPVPATQKALQRAGLTMNDIDLIELNEAFAAQSLPCVKDLGLMDLVDEKVNLNGGAIALGHPLGCSGARISTTLINLMESKDATLGLATMCIGLGQGIATVFERA
- a CDS encoding MOSC domain-containing protein, producing MASLQGISYKVVKGGPMLETSAALVTTSTGVAQDVFGKPGKRQVTLLSAQQWLAACEALDTELPWTTRRANLLIDGISFSEKDLGKVIHVGALQLEITGETDPCKKMEMAYAGLEAALRPDWRGGVTCRVLNDAEISIGDSVQLAD
- the tusA gene encoding sulfurtransferase TusA; this encodes MSDPFAQAQHQLDALGLRCPEPVMMVRKSVRKMNEGETLLIIADDPATTRDIPSFCEFMDHTLIASQTESTPYQYLIKKGL
- a CDS encoding amidohydrolase family protein; the protein is MLKQKLTPLCTAIALTLALPTWAADKDAPPAWQVNAPAKAPLEQVKIDVTEGTWMNVSVSPDGKQIVFDLLGDIYQMPIEGGEAKPLAQGIAWQMQPVYSPDGKYIAFTSDEDGGDNIWVMNADGTDPRPVTKETFRLLNSPAWSPDSQYLIGRKHFTGSRSLGAGEVWLYHVAGGTGVKLTERPNEQKDLGEPAYSPDGRYVYFSQDATPGKTFHYSKDSVKGIYKIKRYDTQTGDIEVLVEGTGGAIRPTPSPDGTKLAYIKRDGFQSTLYLLDLKSGKKTKLYDKLDRDMQETWAIHGVYPTMSWTANNEELVFWAGGKINRLDIESKSAKEIPFKVKTELAVQPSVRFKQNLDQDSFDVKMLRMAQVSPDGDKVVYEALGKLWVKRLPEGKVSRLTDLDDQVRELYPQWSRDGKKIVFTTWDDDQQGSVRVINARGGRSKTLTQEPGKYVEPTFSPDGELVVYRKIKGGYITPRTWSQEPGLYVVDIKGKESRKITPDGFQPQFGAESDRVYFMDHGETPQLASINLHGFQKRVHYTSKHATEFRVSPDGKQLAFAERFKVWVTPFAKHGETIEIGPKADNLPVTQLSVRAGESISWNGDSDQLYWTLGPELYQMDVDADYQSDEKAAAIEPKITQIGFDKRADVPRGTIAFVGGRVITMEEDKVIENGVVIVENNKIVAVGDANTQVPKGAQVIDIKGKSIMPGLFDAHAHGAQGENEIIPQQNWELYANLALGVTSIHDPSNDTTEIFAASEQQKAGNIVGPRIFSTGTILYGANMPGYTSHIDSVDDAKFHLERLKKVGAFSVKSYNQPRRNQRQQVIAAARELEMMVVPEGGSLLQHNLTMIADGHTTVEHSLPAAAIYSDIKQFWSQTEVHYTPTLVVAYGGISGENYWYDKTDVWAHPRLSKYVPSDLLEARSMRRPTAPDAHYNHFNVARVANELNELGVKPNIGAHGQREGLAAHWEMWMFAQGGMSNMEVLKTATINPAETFGMDHQLGSIKTGKLADLIVIDGNPLENIRVTDKVSYTMVNGKLFDAESMNQLNGDKTKRKPFFFEI